The Burkholderia sp. NRF60-BP8 genomic sequence GACACGACTTCGCGCACGTCGTCGGTGCTGCGCGCGAACACGACGGCGTCGGGCAGTTGCGGATCGAACGGGGATTCGTCGCGGCCGTGATGGGCGCGAACCGCGTCGGCGGTCGACACGCGCTCGCCGAAAGCGGCGCGCAGCGCATCGAGCATGGCGGGGGGCAGCGGGCGGCGCGTGGCGGCCGGCGGGGCAGGGTGATTCACGAATGTCTCCTGACTACTTTTCATGCTGTCGGCTCATTCTACGCTGTAACGTCCGCTGCGCCTGCCGCCGCGGGCTGCGATAATCGCGTTCCAGCCAACCGGGCCGCGTGGCGGCCGCGCACGAGAGGACATTCGCATGGGCAACCGCTTGAGCAAGATCGCGACGCGCACGGGCGACGACGGTACCACCGGGCTGGGCGACGGGCGGCGCATCGGCAAGGACGACGCGCGGATCGCCGCGATCGGCGACGTCGACGAACTGAACTCGAATCTCGGCGTGCTGCTGGCCGAGCCGTTGCCGGACGACGTGCGCACGGCGCTCGTCACGATCCAGCACGACCTGTTCGATCTCGGCGGCGAGCTGTGCATTCCCGGCCACACGGTGCTCGACGATACGCATCTCGCGCGCCTCGACCGGTGGCTCGCCGACTACAACGCGACGCTGCCGCCGCTGAAGGAATTCATCCTGCCGGCCGGCTCGCGCGCCGCATCGCTCGCGCACGTCTGCCGAACCGTGTGCCGCCGCGCGGAGCGCTCGATCGTCGCGCTCGGGCGCGGCGACGCGCTCAACGATGCCCCGCGGCGGTACGTGAACCGGCTGTCCGACCTGCTGTTCGTGCTGGCGCGCGTGCTGAACCGCGCCGGCGGCGGCGCCGACGTGCTGTGGGAGCGCGGGCGCGTCCGCTAGCGCGCCGCCACGTTTTTGCGCGCTGCGACAATTTGTCCGGCGGGCGTTCGTTTTTAAACATGTATTGTATGAGCATGTTTAACGGAGAACGCACATGACCCACCTCACCGCTGACCAGATGGCCCGTGTGAAGGCCACGGCCCCCGTCCTCGCCGAGCACGGCGCGACGATCACGAAGCATTTCTATCAGCGCATGTTCGCGCGTCATCCGGAACTGAAGAACCTGTTCAACCAGACGCACCAGAAGACCGGCAGCCAGCCCGAAACGCTCGCGAAGGCCGTTTATGCGTATGCGGCCAACATCGACAACCTCGGCGCGCTCGGCGGCGCGGTGGCGCGCATCTCGCACAAGCACGCGAGCCTGAACATTCGCCCCGAGCACTACCCGATCGTCGGCGAGAACCTGCTTGCGTCGATCGTCGAAGTGCTCGGCGACGCGGTCGATGCCGCCACGCTCGAAGCGTGGCGCGTCGCGTACGGCCAGCTCGCGCAGATCATGATCGGCGCCGAGGCCGATCTGTACGCGAACGCCGCGTGGAGCGGCTTCCGTCCGTTCAAGGTCGCGCGCAAGGTGCGCGAAAGCGACGAGATCACGTCGTTCTACCTGACGCCCGCCGACGGCGGCGCGGCGCCGACGTTCGAGCCGGGCCAGTACCTCACCGTGAAGCGCTTCATCGGCGATCTCGGCGTCGACCAGCCGCGCCAGTACAGCCTGTCCGATGCGCCGCACGGCAAGTGGCTGCGCATCTCGGTGAAGCGCGAGGCCGGCAAGGCCGAAGCGATCCCGGCCGGCAAGGTATCGACGCTGATGCACGACGGCGTGGAAGAGGGTGCGATCGTCGAGGTGACCGCACCGATGGGCGACTTCTCGCTGAAGCGCGACGCGGATACGCCGGTCGTGCTGATCTCGGGCGGGGTCGGCATCACGCCGATGATGTCGATGGCATCGACGCTGATCGCCGAAGGCAGCAAGCGCGATGTGCGATTCATCCACGCATGCCGTTCGGGCGCGGTGCACGCATTCCGCGACTGGCTGAACGACGCGGCGCGCGAGCACGCGAACGTGAAGCGCACGGTGCTGTACGAACGGGTCGGCCCGAACGACCGCGCCGGTGTCGATCACGATCTCGAAGGGCGCCTGACGCCGGAACGCGTGCAGCAGTACGCGCTGGTGCCGGACGCCGACTACTACGTCTGCGGGCCGGTCGCGTTCATGAAGGCGCAGCGCGACGCGCTTGTCGCGCTCGGCGTCGCGCCGGAACGCGTGAATACCGAGATCTTCGGGTCGGGTGCGCTCGAGTGAGGATCCAACGGCCGGTTTCGGCCCACGCAACGCCGCTCAGAGCGCGATTGCGTATCGAGCAGCAGCTTTACGGCGCGAGTTCCTGGTCCGCGCTGGCATCGAAGTCGGCAGCGATCGATTCGTCGCCCGCATTGAATGCCTCGACGCCGGTCGGGATGTTCGATCCGGCAAGCAGCTGACGCGCCGCGCCGATCCGCTTCGGCGCGGCGTAAGGCACGATTCGGGCGACCGGATGGCCATTGCGGGCGATCACGATTTCGGATTCGCGCCCCAATTCGAGCGCTTCGACGAGGCTTGAAAGCCGCAACTTGGCGTCGTGCATGTTGACGGTCGGCATGGTCGCTTCTCTGGTCAGCCAGCCAATGTTCGCTGGTCTAGCGGAATGACACGCCAACCGCAGGCTGGCCGCATGGCCAATGCGCCGGCAGGCTGCGCCATACGGTCAGCCTGCCGGCGTCGTTCAGTTGCCGCTGCCGCGCGCGACCCGGCGCGCCTTCACGGCTTGCGCGAGGCCTTCGAGCACCTTCACGCTATCGTCCCACGCGATGCACGCGTCGGTGATGCTCTGACCGTAGGTCAGCGCGCAGCCTTCCTTCAGGTCCTGGCGACCCTCGACGAGGTGCGACTCGATCATCACGCCGACGATGCGTTCGTCGCCGGCCGCGATCTGGCGGCCGATGTCGGCGCACACGGGGATCTGGTTCTCGTGCTTCTTCGAGCTGTTCGCGTGGCTCGCGTCGATCATCAGGCGCGCGGCGAGGCCGGCCTTGCCGATGTCCGCGCAGGCGGCGTTCACGCTGTCCGCGTCGTAGTTCGGCGTCTTGCCGCCGCGCAGGATCACGTGGCAATCCTCGTTGCCGGCCGTCGACACGATCGCCGAATGGCCGCCCTTCGTCACCGACAGGAAATGATGCGGCTGCGACGCGGCCTTGATCGCGTCGACCGCGATCTTCACGTTGCCGTCGGTGCCGTTCTTGAAGCCGACCGGGCACGACAGCCCCGACGCGAGCTCGCGGTGCACCTGCGACTCGGTCGTGCGCGCGCCGATCGCGCCCCACGAGATCAGGTCGGCGATGTACTGCGGGCTGATCATGTCGAGGTATTCGGTCGCGGCCGGCAGCCCCATTTCGTTGATCTGCAGCAGCAGCTCGCGCGCGGTGCGCAGCCCTTCGTTGATCTTGAAGCTGTTGTCGAGGTGCGGATCGTTGATGAGCCCCTTCCAGCCGACCGTCGTGCGCGGTTTCTCGAAGTACACGCGCATCACGATTTCCAGTTCGCCGTTGAAACGCTCGCGCTCCTTCACGAGCCGCCCCGCGTATTCGATCGCCGCCTTCGTGTCGTGGATCGAGCACGGCCCGATCACGACGATCAGCCGGTCGTCCATCCCGTGCAGGATGCGGTGCATCGACTGGCGCGAGTGGTAGATCAGCTCGGACGCGGCTTCGGAGCACGCGAATTCGCGGATCAGGTGGGCGGGCGGCGTCAGTTCCTTGAGTTCGCGAATGCGGACGTCGTCGGTGTTGTGCGGGGGCATGCTGTTTCTCCTGGTTTTCCGGGGCGCCGTTCGGTCAGTGCGCGTGCGGCGGATTCATCGATTCGGGCAATTCGGTGGTGTCGGTCGGGGCCGCGGGACCGCTGCGGCGACGACCGGCTGGCGAAGGGCGAAAAAAAACCGCCGGGTTCGCCGGCGGTTTTTTCGGGAATTTCGGTTGCGCTTCACGCGCCATCAACCCTCTCGATCCGCCAGCGGTCTGAGATACCAAAAAAAGTAAAAGTAAAACTTGGCGGACATGACGGAAATTCGGCTCGTCAAAAAAGTTGATTCGGAATTTATACCCCGTCCCTGGACGGCTGGCAACCGGGAATCGTCAAAAATGCGGACAATCCGCGCGTTTTGGTCAAAAAGCGCGGATTGTCTGCACCGCGATGCGGTTATGCCGTACCGCCGACCGTCATCTTGTCGATCCGCAGGGTCGGCTGGCCGACGCCGACCGGCACGCTCTGGCCTTCCTTGCCGCACACGCCGACGCCCGTGTCGAGCGACATGTCGTTGCCGATCATGCTCACGTACTTCAGCGATTCCGGGCCGCTGCCGATCAGCGTCGCGCCCTTCACCGGGTAGGTGATCTTGCCGTTCTCGATCATGTACGCCTCGGACGCCGAGAACACGAACTTGCCGTTCGTGATGTCGACCTGGCCGCCGCCGAAGTTCACCGCGTACAGGCCGTTCTTCACCGACGCGATGATTTCCTGCGGATCCTTGTCGCCGTTCAGCATGTAGGTGTTCGTCATGCGCGGCATCGGCAGCGCCGCGTACGACTCGCGCCGCGCGTTGCCCGTGACCGGCATCTTCATCAGGCGCGCGTTCAGCGTGTCCTGGATGTAGCCCTTCAGGATGCCGTCCTCGATCAGCGTCGTGCACTGCGTCGGGTTGCCTTCGTCGTCGATGTTCAGCGAGCCGCGGCGGTTCGGCAGCGTGCCGTCGTCGACGACGGTCACGCCCTTCGCGGCGACCTGCTCGCCGATCCGGCCCGCGAACGCGGACGAGCCCTTGCGGTTGAAGTCACCCTCGAGGCCATGGCCGATCGCCTCGTGCAGCAGCACGCCCGGCCAGCCCGGCCCGAGCACGACCGTCATCGCGCCGGCCGGCGCGGGGCGGGCATCGAGGTTGACGAGCGCCGCGTGCACGGCGTCGTCGACGTAGCGCGACAACACTTCGTCGGTGAAGTAGCCGTAGTCGAAGCGGCCGCCGCCACCGCCCGAGCCGATTTCGCGGCGGCCGTTCTGTTCGGCGATCACCGTGACCGACACGCGCACGAGCGGCCGGATGTCGGCCGCGAGCGCGCCGTCGCTGCGCGCGACCAGCACGACGTCGTATTCGCCGGCGAGCCCGGCCATCACCTGCGTGACGCGCGGGTCGCGCCCGCGCGCCATCTGCTCGATGCGTTCGAGCAGCTTGACCTTGGCCGTCGCGTCGAGCGACGCGAGCGGGTCGGACGGCAGGTACAGGTCGCGGCCCGAGATGCCCGTCAGCGACGTGGCTGCCCTGATCTTCTGGCGGCCGCCGCCGGCCGCCGCGATGGCCTTGGTCGCGGCGGCGGCTTGCGCGATCGCTTCGGGCGACAGGTCGTCCGAATACGCGAACGCGGTGCGATCGCCCGCGACCGCGCGCACGCCGACGCCCTGGTCGATGCTGAAGCTGCCCGACTTGACGATGCCTTCCTCGAGGCTCCACGCTTCGCTGCGGGTCGCCTGGAAGTACAGGTCCGCGTAGTCGACGCGATGCGTGAAGATGTCGGCGATCGTGCGCGTGAGCAGGCTTTCGTCGAGGCCGTACGGCGTGAGCAGGATGTCCTTCGCCAGCGCGAGGTTGCGGATGCCGGGTTCGATGATGTTCATGCGGATATCGGGAGTTCTCAAAAAGTTGTCGGGTGCTGCCGTGCAGACGGGTGGGCCGCACGGCGTGTCAAGCGGTGCGGCGGATTCAGGTCAGCACGCGGTGCCGCCATGCGGGCAGGCTCTGGCGTACGTCGGCGATGCGCTGCGGATCGATCGTGCCGAGCACGACGCTGGCGCCCTCGTCGCGGACCGCGACGATCTCGCCCCACGGGTCGATCAGCATGCTGTGGCCCCACGTGCGCCGGCCGTTCTCGTGCTTGCCGCCCTGCGCGGCCGCGAGCACGTAGCACTGGTTCTCGACGGCCCGCGCGCGCAGCAGCGTTTCCCAGTGCGCGCGGCCCGTCGTATACGTAAACGCCGACGGCACGACCATCAGCGCGCAGTCGCCCATGCGGCGGTACAGCTCCGGAAAGCGGAGATCGTAACAGACCGACAGGCCGACCTGCCCGAACGGCGCGTCGAACGCGACGACCGTGTCGCCCGCGCGGATCGTGCGCGCCTCGTCGAACGATTCGTCGCCTTTCTCGAAGTTGAACAGGTGGATCTTGTCGTAGCGCGCGGCCTCGTGGCCGGACGGATCGAACACGAGCGTCGTGTTCAGCACGCGATCGGGCTCCGGCGCCTTCAGCGGCAGCGTGCCGCCGATCACCCAGATGCCGTGGCGGCGCGCCGCGTCGGCGAGGAAGTGCTGGATCGGGCCGTCGCGGTACGGTTCGGCGAGCGCGAGCTTGTCGGTGTCGCGGTGACCCATGAAGCAGAAATACTCGGGCAGCAGCACGAGCTGCGCGCCTTCGCCGGCGGCTTCCGCGATCAGGCGGCGCGCTTCGGCCAGATTGCGTGTGACGTCCGGCGTGCTCACCATCTGCAGCGCGGCGACCCGGAAGGGCGTGGCGGAACGGGCGTGGTCGGTCATCGCGGAATCGGTTGCGTCATAAATGGGGTGCGGCCCGGCACCCTGCGCGCTTCGATGCGCGCTCAATGGCTCGCTGCATCGGCCGGACCGTGATTCATCTTACCCTGATCGCCGCGCACCCGCTCGATGTGCGGGTGCGCCCACGAGCCGGTGATCGCGTAGTCGAGCGCGAACGCCCGCGACAGCGTCTCGGACAGCGCATAGTTCGCGGCCAGCACGCCGACGCCGAGCAGCGGGTTGATGATGGCCGCGCCGATCGCGGCTGCGCCCGCGCTGATTTTCGGCGCGACGTGCGCATGCAGATCCTGCGTCTCGGCGCCGAGATCGACCGCGCCGCGCACGGTGACGTTCGCGGGGCCCGTCATCATCGAGAAGTCGTCGGTGCGCGCGATCCCGTTCGAAATCCGGCCGGTACCGGTGATCTTGTCGAACGGCAGCCCCTTGCCGACCACGTCGCGGAAGTTCAGCGTCAGGAAGCGCGCGAGGCTTTGCAGGCTCAGCACGCCGAGCAGTTTCGCCGCGCCCGGATCGACCTTCAGGATCTGCCCGTGTTCGAGGTCGACCGCGACCTGGCCGCCGAGCGACGGGAAGTCGAGCGCGGTCGGGCCGCCGCGCCAGCCGACCTTGCCCGTGACCGAGCCGTGACCGTCCGCGAGCGTGCGCGGCAGGCCGACGCGGTCGAGCAGCGCACCCGCGTTGTCGATGTCGAGCTTGAAGTCGAACACGGTGCGGCGCGGCGCGTCGGGTTCGTCGGCGCCGCGAGCGAGCGCGCGGCGCGACGTGCGCCAGTTGCCGGTCGCCGTGAGCTTCGCGGCCGGGTTCGACAGTTCCAGCTTGTCGAGCTGCCACACGGGCGTGCCGTCTTCGTCGATGTTGCGTGCGTTGACGACGAGGCGGCCGATGTCGTGATCGCGCGCGACGACCTGATCGACGATCAGGTCGATCGACGGCATCGGGCGGTCGGCCGGCGTCGGCAGGTTCATCGCGCGGCCGACGAGGTCGTGCTGCGAACTCTGCGGCACGACGAGCTTCGCGAGCCGCGCGTTGAGCACGCCCGCACCGTTGTGACCGCCGCCCGGCGCCCACGACAGGTAGCCCGAGACCTGGTTCGACGCGATGTTCGCCTGCCAGAGGTCGTCGACGTGCGACGCGCCGACGATCACGTTTTCCCAGTTGCGCTTGAGCAGTTTCAGCGTGCCGAAATGGAACGCGAAGCGCTTCGGCGCGAAGCTCGCGACATCGACGCGCGGCGCAGCCTGCGGCGCCGGCGCGTGCGGCGTGTCGGGCTGCAGCGTATGGGCGAGGGCGAGCCACGCGTCGGCGTCCAGTTCGCCGACGTCGACGGCCGCGCTCACGCCGTCCTGCGGCATGTCGGGCATCCGGTGGATGCCCATCGCGCCGCGCACCGCGCGCAGCGGCTGGCCGCGCGTCGCGTCGAGCAGGTAGGTCGCGCTCACCGGGCCGAGCGTCAGGTCGGCGTGTTCGAGGCGTTTGCCGTCCGCCTGCGGCGCCGGCTGCAGCGTGAAGCGGAACGGCATCGGCGTGCCGGCCGGCTTCGCGAACGGCGCCGGGAAGTTCAGCGCCACGCCGGTCAGGTCGGATTGCGCGCTGACGTCGGGCAGGCGGCCCGGCGCGCCGCGCACGGCGATCTTG encodes the following:
- a CDS encoding cob(I)yrinic acid a,c-diamide adenosyltransferase, yielding MGNRLSKIATRTGDDGTTGLGDGRRIGKDDARIAAIGDVDELNSNLGVLLAEPLPDDVRTALVTIQHDLFDLGGELCIPGHTVLDDTHLARLDRWLADYNATLPPLKEFILPAGSRAASLAHVCRTVCRRAERSIVALGRGDALNDAPRRYVNRLSDLLFVLARVLNRAGGGADVLWERGRVR
- the hmpA gene encoding NO-inducible flavohemoprotein — encoded protein: MTHLTADQMARVKATAPVLAEHGATITKHFYQRMFARHPELKNLFNQTHQKTGSQPETLAKAVYAYAANIDNLGALGGAVARISHKHASLNIRPEHYPIVGENLLASIVEVLGDAVDAATLEAWRVAYGQLAQIMIGAEADLYANAAWSGFRPFKVARKVRESDEITSFYLTPADGGAAPTFEPGQYLTVKRFIGDLGVDQPRQYSLSDAPHGKWLRISVKREAGKAEAIPAGKVSTLMHDGVEEGAIVEVTAPMGDFSLKRDADTPVVLISGGVGITPMMSMASTLIAEGSKRDVRFIHACRSGAVHAFRDWLNDAAREHANVKRTVLYERVGPNDRAGVDHDLEGRLTPERVQQYALVPDADYYVCGPVAFMKAQRDALVALGVAPERVNTEIFGSGALE
- a CDS encoding type II toxin-antitoxin system Phd/YefM family antitoxin — encoded protein: MPTVNMHDAKLRLSSLVEALELGRESEIVIARNGHPVARIVPYAAPKRIGAARQLLAGSNIPTGVEAFNAGDESIAADFDASADQELAP
- the aroG gene encoding 3-deoxy-7-phosphoheptulonate synthase AroG; the encoded protein is MPPHNTDDVRIRELKELTPPAHLIREFACSEAASELIYHSRQSMHRILHGMDDRLIVVIGPCSIHDTKAAIEYAGRLVKERERFNGELEIVMRVYFEKPRTTVGWKGLINDPHLDNSFKINEGLRTARELLLQINEMGLPAATEYLDMISPQYIADLISWGAIGARTTESQVHRELASGLSCPVGFKNGTDGNVKIAVDAIKAASQPHHFLSVTKGGHSAIVSTAGNEDCHVILRGGKTPNYDADSVNAACADIGKAGLAARLMIDASHANSSKKHENQIPVCADIGRQIAAGDERIVGVMIESHLVEGRQDLKEGCALTYGQSITDACIAWDDSVKVLEGLAQAVKARRVARGSGN
- the tldD gene encoding metalloprotease TldD, yielding MNIIEPGIRNLALAKDILLTPYGLDESLLTRTIADIFTHRVDYADLYFQATRSEAWSLEEGIVKSGSFSIDQGVGVRAVAGDRTAFAYSDDLSPEAIAQAAAATKAIAAAGGGRQKIRAATSLTGISGRDLYLPSDPLASLDATAKVKLLERIEQMARGRDPRVTQVMAGLAGEYDVVLVARSDGALAADIRPLVRVSVTVIAEQNGRREIGSGGGGGRFDYGYFTDEVLSRYVDDAVHAALVNLDARPAPAGAMTVVLGPGWPGVLLHEAIGHGLEGDFNRKGSSAFAGRIGEQVAAKGVTVVDDGTLPNRRGSLNIDDEGNPTQCTTLIEDGILKGYIQDTLNARLMKMPVTGNARRESYAALPMPRMTNTYMLNGDKDPQEIIASVKNGLYAVNFGGGQVDITNGKFVFSASEAYMIENGKITYPVKGATLIGSGPESLKYVSMIGNDMSLDTGVGVCGKEGQSVPVGVGQPTLRIDKMTVGGTA
- a CDS encoding carbon-nitrogen hydrolase family protein — encoded protein: MTDHARSATPFRVAALQMVSTPDVTRNLAEARRLIAEAAGEGAQLVLLPEYFCFMGHRDTDKLALAEPYRDGPIQHFLADAARRHGIWVIGGTLPLKAPEPDRVLNTTLVFDPSGHEAARYDKIHLFNFEKGDESFDEARTIRAGDTVVAFDAPFGQVGLSVCYDLRFPELYRRMGDCALMVVPSAFTYTTGRAHWETLLRARAVENQCYVLAAAQGGKHENGRRTWGHSMLIDPWGEIVAVRDEGASVVLGTIDPQRIADVRQSLPAWRHRVLT